One part of the Arabidopsis thaliana chromosome 1 sequence genome encodes these proteins:
- the LOX6 gene encoding PLAT/LH2 domain-containing lipoxygenase family protein (PLAT/LH2 domain-containing lipoxygenase family protein; FUNCTIONS IN: oxidoreductase activity, acting on single donors with incorporation of molecular oxygen, incorporation of two atoms of oxygen, lipoxygenase activity, iron ion binding, metal ion binding; INVOLVED IN: oxidation reduction, growth; LOCATED IN: chloroplast; EXPRESSED IN: 22 plant structures; EXPRESSED DURING: 13 growth stages; CONTAINS InterPro DOMAIN/s: Lipoxygenase, iron binding site (InterPro:IPR020833), Lipoxygenase, C-terminal (InterPro:IPR013819), Lipoxygenase, LH2 (InterPro:IPR001024), Lipase/lipooxygenase, PLAT/LH2 (InterPro:IPR008976), Lipoxygenase, conserved site (InterPro:IPR020834), Lipoxygenase (InterPro:IPR000907), Lipoxygenase, plant (InterPro:IPR001246); BEST Arabidopsis thaliana protein match is: PLAT/LH2 domain-containing lipoxygenase family protein (TAIR:AT1G72520.1); Has 1467 Blast hits to 1431 proteins in 179 species: Archae - 0; Bacteria - 76; Metazoa - 533; Fungi - 48; Plants - 781; Viruses - 0; Other Eukaryotes - 29 (source: NCBI BLink).), translated as MFVASPVKTNFNGVSLVKSPAFSALSCRKQHRVPISRQVRAVISREEKAVDQEDGKKSTNKPLINSSQFPWQRSKYTGSKTVTAVVKIRKKIKEKLTERFEHQLELFMKAIGQGMLIQLVSEEIDPETGKGRKSLESPVMGLPKAVKDPRYLVFTADFTVPINFGKPGAILVTNLLSTEICLSEIIIEDSTDTILFPANTWIHSKNDNPQARIIFRSQPCLPSETPDGIKELREKDLVSVRGDGKGERKPHERIYDYDVYNDLGDPRKTERVRPVLGVPETPYPRRCRTGRPLVSKDPPCESRGKEKEEFYVPRDEVFEEIKRDTFRAGRFKALFHNLVPSIAAALSNLDIPFTCFSDIDNLYKSNIVLGHTEPKDTGLGGFIGGFMNGILNVTETLLKYDTPAVIKWDRFAWLRDNEFGRQALAGVNPVNIELLKELPIRSNLDPALYGPQESVLTEEIIAREVEHYGTTIEKALEEKRLFLVDYHDILLPFVEKINSIKEDPRKTYASRTIFFYSKNGALRPLAIELSLPPTAESENKFVYTHGHDATTHWIWKLAKAHVCSNDAGVHQLVNHWLRTHASMEPYIIATNRQLSTMHPVYKLLHPHMRYTLEINARARKSLINGGGIIESCFTPGKYAMELSSAAYKSMWRFDMEGLPADLVRRGMAEEDSSAECGVRLVIDDYPYAADGLLIWKAIKDLVESYVKHFYSDSKSITSDLELQAWWDEIKNKGHYDKKDEPWWPKLNTTQDLSQILTNMIWIASGQHAAINFGQYPFGGYVPNRPTLLRKLIPQETDPDYEMFMRNPQYSFLGSLPTQLQATKVMAVQETLSTHSPDEEYLIELREVQRHWFQDEQVVKYFNKFSEELVKIEKTINERNKDKKLKNRTGAGMPPYELLLPTSPHGVTGRGIPNSISI; from the exons atgttCGTAGCATCTCCGGTAAAGACGAACTTCAACGGCGTCAGCCTAGTTAAATCTCCGGCGTTTTCCGCTCTTTCATGTCGTAAACAACACCGAGTTCCTATATCCAGACAGGTTCGAGCTGTGATCAGCCGTGAAGAAAAAGCGGTGGATCAAGAAGACGGCAAAAAAAGTACAAACAAACCACTAATAAACTCTTCTCAATTTCCATGGCAAAGATCTAAGTATACGGGATCGAAGACTGTTACTGCGGTTGTGAAAATCaggaagaagatcaaagagaaGCTAACAGAGAGATTTGAGCATCAATTAGAGCTTTTCATGAAAGCTATTGGTCAAGGGATGTTGATTCAGCTTGTCAGTGAAGAAATCGATCCTG AAACTGGTAAAGGCAGAAAGAGTTTAGAATCTCCTGTGATGGGACTCCCAAAGGCTGTGAAAGATCCGAGATACCTCGTATTCACAGCCGATTTCACTGTCCCGATTAACTTTGGTAAACCTGGTGCCATTCTTGTCACCAATCTTCTTTCCACTGAGATTTGCTTGTCAGAAATTATCATCGAAGATTCCACTGACACCATTCTCTTCCCTGCAAACACTTGGATTCACTCTAAGAATGATAATCCTCAAGCCAGGATTATCTTTAGAAGTCAA CCATGCCTACCTTCCGAGACTCCGGATGGGATTAAAGAACTACGGGAAAAGGACTTGGTCAGTGTCCGTGGTGACGGAAAAGGCGAGAGAAAACCTCATGAGAGAATTTATGACTACGATGTTTACAACGATTTGGGAGATCCACGTAAAACAGAACGAGTTAGGCCAGTTCTAGGTGTTCCAGAGACGCCTTACCCAAGACGCTGCAGGACCGGCCGGCCTCTCGTTTCAAAAG ATCCACCGTGTGAGAGCAGAGgaaaggagaaggaagaattTTATGTTCCAAGAGATGAAGTTTTCGAGGAAATCAAGAGAGATACCTTCAGAGCAGGGAGATTTAAGGCTCTCTTCCACAATCTTGTACCATCTATTGCAGCAGCATTGTCAAACTTAGACATTCCCTTCACATGCTTCTCGGATATcgataatttatataaaagcAACATTGTCTTGGGACATACTGAGCCAAAAGACACTGGCCTTGGCGGCTTTATCGGCGGTTTCATGAATGGGATCCTCAACGTTACTGAAACACTGCTAAAATATGACACTCCAGCCGTTATAAAAT gGGACAGATTTGCGTGGCTGCGAGATAATGAATTCGGACGTCAAGCTCTTGCTGGTGTCAACCCTGTGAACATTGAGCTACTAAAG GAGCTGCCAATTCGAAGCAATCTTGACCCGGCTCTATATGGACCTCAAGAATCTGTTCTCACAGAAGAAATCATAGCTCGAGAAGTTGAACATTATGGAACTACTATAGAAAAG GCGCTTGAGGAGAAGAGATTGTTTCTTGTGGATTACCATGACATACTCTTGCCATTTGTAGAGAAGATAAACTCTATCAAAGAAGATCCAAGGAAGACATATGCTTCAAGAACAATCTTCTTCTATTCAAAGAATGGAGCCCTGCGGCCATTGGCCATAGAGCTCTCGCTGCCTCCTACAGCCGAATCCGAGAACAAGTTTGTTTATACTCATGGACATGACGCTACTACTCACTGGATTTGGAAACTAGCCAAAGCTCATGTCTGCTCAAATGATGCTGGTGTTCACCAACTTGTGAACCACTG GCTAAGGACTCATGCTTCCATGGAGCCTTACATCATTGCTACTAACAGACAGTTGAGTACAATGCATCCGGTTTACAAGCTACTTCATCCTCATATGCGCTACACGCTTGAAATCAATGCTCGTGCGCGTAAAAGCTTAATCAACGGAGGAGGAATCATCGAAAGTTGCTTCACTCCCGGAAAATACGCAATGGAACTTAGCTCTGCAGCGTACAAGAGCATGTGGCGATTTGACATGGAAGGACTTCCTGCTGATCTTGTTCGGAG GGGAATGGCAGAAGAGGATTCATCAGCCGAATGTGGCGTGAGGCTTGTGATTGACGATTATCCATATGCAGCAGACGGTCTTTTGATCTGGAAAGCCATCAAGGACCTAGTGGAATCTTATGTTAAACACTTTTACTCTGATTCCAAGTCCATAACATCTGACCTTGAGCTGCAAGCTTGGTGGGATGAGATCAAGAACAAAGGTCATTACGACAAGAAAGACGAGCCTTGGTGGCCTAAACTCAACACAACACAAGACTTGTCCCAAATACTAACCAACATGATATGGATCGCCTCGGGTCAACACGCAGCCATAAACTTCGGACAGTACCCGTTTGGAGGGTATGTCCCAAACCGACCTACCCTGTTGAGGAAACTTATACCGCAAGAAACTGATCCGGACTACGAAATGTTCATGCGAAACCCTCAATACAGCTTTCTAGGCTCTCTACCGACACAGCTCCAAGCAACCAAAGTGATGGCGGTCCAAGAAACGCTCTCAACGCATTCCCCTGACGAAGAGTACTTGATCGAGCTGAGAGAAGTGCAAAGACATTGGTTCCAAGATGAACAAGTGGTTAAGTATTTTAACAAGTTCTCGGAAGAACTTGTGAAGATAGAGAAGACGATCAACGAGAGAAACAAGGACAAGAAACTAAAGAACAGAACAGGTGCTGGGATGCCTCCTTATGAACTACTTCTCCCTACTTCACCACATGGAGTCACTGGCCGTGGTATTCCCAACAGCATTTCCATTTAG
- a CDS encoding zinc finger CONSTANS-like protein (DUF3537) — MESQQQQSPAVETPLLLNSNQDHQDRPSPEIDGGGGGGGGEGVNDDLDRTLEWLETFLTLLGFNQSSKQSLVLSWIVFLSIGLVLPVTVLELGHCLGCERYQYKSFELNIVVSQALLAGVSLLCVSHNLRKHGIRKFLFVDQLSGRMDRLKAQYIQQILNSVRLLAVWSLPCFALKGVREIIRMYYVPHDQPWLSVAILLSMILSWTYLSTIFLAASAMFHLVCNLQVIHFEDYAKLLEGESEISLFIYEHMRLRHYLSKISHRFRIFLLLQFLVVTASQFTTLFQTTAYSGRITYINGGDFAVSAVVQVVGIILCLHAATKISHRAQAIASVASRWHAMMSCSSTDSTQIRASPSGVHLEATTNPPISFPISRSDSDVESMDHYMRMPVTNQFPSYMSMSSYHKRQAFDESRRDNDIRVDSRQAFDKHNILH; from the exons ATGGAGAGTCAGCAACAACAATCACCGGCCGTTGAAACGCCTTTGTTGCTCAATTCTAATCAGGATCATCAAGACCGACCTTCGCCGGAAATCGACGGCGGCggtggcggcggaggaggagaaggtgTTAACGACGATCTAGACCGAACGCTAGAATGGTTAGAGACGTTTTTGACGCTCCTTGGGTTTAATCAATCGTCTAAACAAAGCCTTGTTCTGTCTTGGATCGTGTTTTTATCGATTGGTTTGGTGCTTCCGGTGACAGTGTTGGAGCTAGGTCATTGTTTAGGGTGTGAGAGATATCAGTACAAGAGTTTCGAGCTCAACATCGTTGTTTCGCAGGCGTTGTTAGCTGGTGTTTCTCTGCTTTGCGTTTCTCATAATTTGAGAAAACATGGGATTcgaaagtttttgtttgttgatcaACTTAGTGGTCGAATGGATCGTCTCAAAGCTCAATACATTCAACAAATCTTG AACTCTGTAAGATTGCTTGCAGTTTGGTCACTTCCATGTTTTGCTTTGAAGGGTGTTCGTGAGATCATCAGAATGTATTATGTGCCTCATGACCAGCCATGGTTATCTGTTGCAATTCTCTTGTCTATGATCTTGTCGTGGACTTACTTAAGCACTATCTTTCTAGCTGCAAGTGCTATGTTTCATTTAGTATGTAACTTGCAAGTTATTCACTTTGAAGATTATgcaaagcttttagaagggGAGTCTGAAATCTCTCTTTTCATCTATGAGCATATGCGTTTGCGTCATTATCTTTCGAAAATAAGCCATAGGTTCCGCATCTTTCTGCTTCTACAGTTTCTGGTTGTCACAGCTAGCCAGTTTACTACGCTTTTTCAGACCACTGCGTATAGTGGGCGTATCACTTATATAAACGGTGGTGATTTTGCA GTCTCTGCGGTTGTCCAAGTTGTTGGAATCATTTTGTGTCTACACGCAGCAACAAAAATATCACACAGAGCTCAAGCAATAGCATCAGTTGCAAGTAGATGGCATGCGATGATGTCTTGCTCGTCTACAGATTCAACTCAGATAAGGGCATCTCCTAGTGGAGTTCATTTGGAGGCTACCACGAATCCGCCCATCTCCTTTCCGATTTCCCGTTCAGATAGTGATGTGGAATCAATGGATCACTACATGAGGATGCCTGTTACTAACCAGTTTCCTTCTTATATGTCCATGTCCTCATATCACAAACGACAAGCTTTCG ATGAATCCAGGCGGGATAACGATATTCGGGTGGACAGTAGACAGGCATTTGATAAACACAATATTCTTCATTGA
- a CDS encoding zinc finger CONSTANS-like protein (DUF3537) (Protein of unknown function (DUF3537); CONTAINS InterPro DOMAIN/s: Protein of unknown function DUF3537 (InterPro:IPR021924); BEST Arabidopsis thaliana protein match is: Protein of unknown function (DUF3537) (TAIR:AT3G20300.1); Has 140 Blast hits to 140 proteins in 15 species: Archae - 0; Bacteria - 0; Metazoa - 0; Fungi - 0; Plants - 138; Viruses - 0; Other Eukaryotes - 2 (source: NCBI BLink).) produces the protein MESQQQQSPAVETPLLLNSNQDHQDRPSPEIDGGGGGGGGEGVNDDLDRTLEWLETFLTLLGFNQSSKQSLVLSWIVFLSIGLVLPVTVLELGHCLGCERYQYKSFELNIVVSQALLAGVSLLCVSHNLRKHGIRKFLFVDQLSGRMDRLKAQYIQQILNSVRLLAVWSLPCFALKGVREIIRMYYVPHDQPWLSVAILLSMILSWTYLSTIFLAASAMFHLVCNLQVIHFEDYAKLLEGESEISLFIYEHMRLRHYLSKISHRFRIFLLLQFLVVTASQFTTLFQTTAYSGRITYINGGDFAVSAVVQVVGIILCLHAATKISHRAQAIASVASRWHAMMSCSSTDSTQIRASPSGVHLEATTNPPISFPISRSDSDVESMDHYMRMPVTNQFPSYMSMSSYHKRQAFVLYLQMNPGGITIFGWTVDRHLINTIFFIELSLVTFVLGKTVVFGTE, from the exons ATGGAGAGTCAGCAACAACAATCACCGGCCGTTGAAACGCCTTTGTTGCTCAATTCTAATCAGGATCATCAAGACCGACCTTCGCCGGAAATCGACGGCGGCggtggcggcggaggaggagaaggtgTTAACGACGATCTAGACCGAACGCTAGAATGGTTAGAGACGTTTTTGACGCTCCTTGGGTTTAATCAATCGTCTAAACAAAGCCTTGTTCTGTCTTGGATCGTGTTTTTATCGATTGGTTTGGTGCTTCCGGTGACAGTGTTGGAGCTAGGTCATTGTTTAGGGTGTGAGAGATATCAGTACAAGAGTTTCGAGCTCAACATCGTTGTTTCGCAGGCGTTGTTAGCTGGTGTTTCTCTGCTTTGCGTTTCTCATAATTTGAGAAAACATGGGATTcgaaagtttttgtttgttgatcaACTTAGTGGTCGAATGGATCGTCTCAAAGCTCAATACATTCAACAAATCTTG AACTCTGTAAGATTGCTTGCAGTTTGGTCACTTCCATGTTTTGCTTTGAAGGGTGTTCGTGAGATCATCAGAATGTATTATGTGCCTCATGACCAGCCATGGTTATCTGTTGCAATTCTCTTGTCTATGATCTTGTCGTGGACTTACTTAAGCACTATCTTTCTAGCTGCAAGTGCTATGTTTCATTTAGTATGTAACTTGCAAGTTATTCACTTTGAAGATTATgcaaagcttttagaagggGAGTCTGAAATCTCTCTTTTCATCTATGAGCATATGCGTTTGCGTCATTATCTTTCGAAAATAAGCCATAGGTTCCGCATCTTTCTGCTTCTACAGTTTCTGGTTGTCACAGCTAGCCAGTTTACTACGCTTTTTCAGACCACTGCGTATAGTGGGCGTATCACTTATATAAACGGTGGTGATTTTGCA GTCTCTGCGGTTGTCCAAGTTGTTGGAATCATTTTGTGTCTACACGCAGCAACAAAAATATCACACAGAGCTCAAGCAATAGCATCAGTTGCAAGTAGATGGCATGCGATGATGTCTTGCTCGTCTACAGATTCAACTCAGATAAGGGCATCTCCTAGTGGAGTTCATTTGGAGGCTACCACGAATCCGCCCATCTCCTTTCCGATTTCCCGTTCAGATAGTGATGTGGAATCAATGGATCACTACATGAGGATGCCTGTTACTAACCAGTTTCCTTCTTATATGTCCATGTCCTCATATCACAAACGACAAGCTTTCG TGTTGTATTTGCAGATGAATCCAGGCGGGATAACGATATTCGGGTGGACAGTAGACAGGCATTTGATAAACACAATATTCTTCATTGAGCTCTCTCTAGTTACTTTTGTACTCGGCAAGACTGTAGTTTTCGGTACTgaatga
- a CDS encoding Protein kinase superfamily protein (Protein kinase superfamily protein; FUNCTIONS IN: protein serine/threonine kinase activity, protein kinase activity, kinase activity, ATP binding; INVOLVED IN: protein amino acid phosphorylation; LOCATED IN: cytosol; EXPRESSED IN: 25 plant structures; EXPRESSED DURING: 15 growth stages; CONTAINS InterPro DOMAIN/s: Protein kinase, catalytic domain (InterPro:IPR000719), Serine/threonine-protein kinase domain (InterPro:IPR002290), Serine/threonine-protein kinase-like domain (InterPro:IPR017442), Protein kinase-like domain (InterPro:IPR011009), Serine/threonine-protein kinase, active site (InterPro:IPR008271); BEST Arabidopsis thaliana protein match is: Protein kinase superfamily protein (TAIR:AT5G63370.4); Has 126651 Blast hits to 124962 proteins in 4234 species: Archae - 92; Bacteria - 13816; Metazoa - 47970; Fungi - 13169; Plants - 29930; Viruses - 638; Other Eukaryotes - 21036 (source: NCBI BLink).) — MAAGRNIRYPDHELRDQESNSRFSRRDSAYANEDYNHVRNGAIDNGKGRVSNLRHGDRDRIKSGARQEENKMVSSGFRLSKSNPGSREVFIDLGPKRCGFSARSVDREPGELSSESGSDDLIESESLAKVNGVVKEVENRAQSPVEKKRKFSPIVWDRDDHERSNLSRNEKPVEVTPLPPPPPLVKRSSQSPSVSCGGNSHYSPAKSDMHQDPVEVGVSAVSMPALSPSVEMSSLCVVEQSSNAEQDDKQEHATHLEEDENMPTRHISSSRWAAGNSSPTDEVEIVEEVGEKKRRKKPFPVQGRFRNTSQTPEVGELVREGYRSSDSDERGHHSLPGSRDDFEERDAVKSDKMEIDEEEHRRENSVDSLSETDSDDEYVRHETPEPASTPLRSINMLQGCRSVDEFERLNKIDEGTYGVVYRAKDKKTGEIVALKKVKMEKEREGFPLTSLREINILLSFHHPSIVDVKEVVVGSSLDSIFMVMEYMEHDLKALMETMKQRFSQSEVKCLMLQLLEGVKYLHDNWVLHRDLKTSNLLLNNRGELKICDFGLARQYGSPLKPYTHLVVTLWYRAPELLLGAKQYSTAIDMWSLGCIMAELLMKAPLFNGKTEFDQLDKIFRILGTPNESIWPGFSKLPGVKVNFVKHQYNLLRKKFPATSFTGAPVLSDAGFDLLNKLLTYDPERRITVNEALKHDWFREVPLPKSKDFMPTFPAQHAQDRRGRRMVKSPDPLEEQRRKELTQTELGSGGLFG; from the exons ATGGCGGCTGGGAGGAATATAAGATATCCAGACCATGAACTGAGAGACCAGGAATCGAATTCTAGATTTTCCAGGCGGGATAGTGCTTATGCGAACGAGGATTATAATCATGTTAGGAACGGTGCTATTGATAATGGAAAGGGACGGGTTAGTAATCTAAGACACGGGGATAGAGATAGAATTAAGTCTGGAGCTAGACaggaagagaacaaaatgGTTAGTAGTGGGTTTCGGTTATCGAAGAGCAATCCAGGTAGTAGAGAAGTATTTATCGATCTTGGTCCTAAAAGATGCGGGTTTTCAGCTAGGTCTGTGGACAGGGAACCAGGCGAGCTCTCTAGTGAGAGTGGGTCGGATGATTTGATTGAGTCGGAATCACTGGCGAAAGTTAATGGAGTTGTGAAGGAGGTAGAGAATAGAGCTCAAAGTCCTgtggaaaagaagagaaagttttCACCAATAGTATGGGATAGGGATGACCATGAGAGAAGTAATTTGAGCAGAAATGAAAAACCTGTGGAGGTCACTCCTCTTCCTCCCCCACCACCACTAGTTAAGAGGTCAAGCCAGTCACCTAGTGTCAGTTGTGGTGGTAATTCTCATTATTCACCTGCAAAGAGTGACATGCATCAAGATCCTGTGGAAGTTGGTGTTTCTGCGGTTTCTATGCCTGCTTTGTCACCTTCGGTAGAGATGTCCTCTTTGTGTGTGGTAGAACAGTCATCAAATGCTGAGCAGGATGACAAACAAGAGCATGCAACACACCTGGAAGAGGATGAAAACATGCCAACACGGCATATATCATCCTCTAGGTGGGCTGCTGGTAATAGTTCTCCAACTGATGAAGTTGAAATAGTAGAAGAAGTTggggaaaagaaaaggaggaAGAAACCATTTCCCGTGCAGGGGAGATTTCGCAATACCTCTCAAACACCTGAGGTCGGGGAGTTAGTGAGGGAAGGTTATAGATCATCTGATTCCGATGAAAGGGGGCACCATTCTTTACCGGGAAGCAGAGATGATTTTGAGGAGAGAGATGCTGTTAAGAGTGACAAGATGGAAATAGATGAGGAGGAACACAGAAGAGAAAACTCTGTTGACAGCCTTAGTGAAACAGATTCAGATGACGAATATGTACGGCATGAGACACCTGAACCTGCCAGTACTCCACTGAGAAGTATAAACATGCTCCAGGGTTGTAGAAGTGTTGATGAATTTGAGAGGTTAAATAAGATCGATGAAGGTACTTATGGTGTTGTTTATAGAGCAAAGGATAAGAAGACAGGCGAAATTGTGGCattgaagaaggtgaagatggaaaaagaaagagaaggtttTCCATTGACTTCTCTTAGGGAAATTAACATCCTCCTTTCTTTTCATCATCCATCAATAGTGGATGTTAAAGAGGTGGTCGTGGGTAGCAGCCTTGATAGCATATTCATGGTGATGGAATACATGGAACATGATCTTAAAGCATTGATGGAGACAATGAAGCAGCGTTTTAGTCAAAGTGAAGTTAAGTGCTTAATGCTTCAACTTTTAGAGGGCGTCAAGTATCTTCACGACAACTGGGTGCTTCATCGAGATTTGAAAACATCTAACCTGCTTTTAAACAATCGGGGTGAGTTGAAGATATGTGACTTTGGTTTGGCTCGGCAATATGGCAGCCCGCTCAAGCCTTATACTCATCTGGTTGTTACGCTTTGGTACAG GGCACCTGAACTTCTCTTGGGAGCAAAACAATATTCTACAGCCATTGACATGTGGTCACTGGGCTGTATCATGGCAGAACTATTAATGAAGGCGCCATTGTTCAATGGGAAAACGGAGTTTGATCAACTTgacaag ATTTTCAGAATCCTTGGTACTCCCAATGAATCTATTTGGCCTGGGTTCTCTAAACTACCTGGAGTCAAGGTCAACTTTGTCAAGCATCA GTATAACCTATTACGTAAGAAATTCCCAGCCACTTCGTTCACTGGTGCACCAGTTCTGTCCGATGCTGGGTTTGACTTACTGAACAAGCTCCTAACGTACGATCCTGAAAGG AGAATAACTGTTAATGAAGCTCTAAAGCATGATTGGTTCCGCGAAGTCCCTCTGCCAAAATCCAAAGATTTCATGCCTACTTTTCCTGCTCAACATGCCCAAGACAG GCGTGGGAGGAGAATGGTAAAGAGCCCTGATCCTTTGGAAGAGCAACGTAGGAAGGAATTAACGCAAACCGAACTTGGGTCTGGCGGTCTGTTTGGCTGA
- a CDS encoding Remorin family protein (Remorin family protein; FUNCTIONS IN: DNA binding; INVOLVED IN: biological_process unknown; LOCATED IN: nucleus; EXPRESSED IN: 23 plant structures; EXPRESSED DURING: 12 growth stages; CONTAINS InterPro DOMAIN/s: Remorin, C-terminal (InterPro:IPR005516); BEST Arabidopsis thaliana protein match is: Remorin family protein (TAIR:AT2G02170.2); Has 1722 Blast hits to 1339 proteins in 252 species: Archae - 3; Bacteria - 266; Metazoa - 184; Fungi - 142; Plants - 510; Viruses - 4; Other Eukaryotes - 613 (source: NCBI BLink).) — protein sequence MRSSVEDNKGWIGPATPEISNGFEFQKGSNRTPNHHRSTMGKPAPSKWDDAQKWLSGVGFARGGGGGGDKSSHHSRSNKPRNSNADDLRLIASASQREREGEDQYVEYDDEEMAAGRPEVETKNVDCGESVWRKESSINPTAVIRSVCVRDMGTEMTPIGSQEPSRTATPVRATTPVGRSPVTSPVRASQRGEAVGVVMETVTEVRRVESNNSEKVNGFVESKKAMSAMEARAMAWDEAERAKFMARYKREEVKIQAWENHEKRKAEMEMKKMEVKAERMKARAEEKLANKLAATKRIAEERRANAEAKLNEKAVKTSEKADYIRRSGHLPSSFSFSFKLPSRCWCQ from the exons ATGAGATCTAGTGTAGAAGATAACAAAGGATGGATAGGACCAGCGACACCGGAGATATCGAACGGTTTTGAGTTTCAGAAAGGTTCGAACCGGACACCAAACCATCACCGGTCTACTATGGGGAAGCCAGCGCCGTCAAAATGGGACGATGCTCAGAAATGGCTTTCTGGTGTAGGGTTTGCTcgtggaggtggtggaggtggtgaCAAGAGTAGTCATCACTCAAGAAGTAATAAGCCGAGAAACTCGAACGCGGATGATCTTAGACTTATAGCTTCAGCTTCACAGAGAGAACGTGAAGGAGAAGATCAGTACGTtgagtatgatgatgaagagatggCGGCGGGAAGACCGGAGGTTGAGACGAAGAATGTTGATTGTGGTGAATCTGTTTGGAGGAAAGAAAGTAGTATTAATCCAACGGCTGTGATTAGATCCGTTTGTGTGAGAGATATGGGGACTGAGATGACTCCTATTGGTAGTCAAGAGCCTTCTAGAACAGCTACACCGGTGCGAGCTACTACACCGGTTGGGAGGAGTCCTGTGACTTCACCGGTGAGGGCTTCACAACGTGGTGAGGCGGTGGGGGTTGTGATGGAGACGGTGACGGAGGTTAGGAGGGTAGAGAGTAATAATAGTGAGAAGGTTAATGGTTTTGTGGAGAGTAAGAAGGCTATGAGTGCTATGGAAGCTCGAGCCATGGCTTGGGATGAAGCAGAACGTGCTAAATTCATGGCTAG GTATAAGAGAGAGGAAGTGAAGATACAAGCTTGGGAGAATCACGAGAAGAGAAAGGCtgagatggagatgaagaaaatggag GTGAAGGCGGAGAGGATGAAAGCAAGGGCAGAGGAGAAGTTGGCCAACAAGCTAGCTGCGACGAAAAGGATAGCGGAAGAGAGGAGGGCGAATGCGGAGGCTAAGTTAAACGAAAAGGCGGTGAAGACATCGGAGAAAGCTGATTATATAAGGAGGAGTGGTCACttgccttcttctttttctttctcctttaagCTTCCCTCTCGTTGTTGGTGTCAATAA